gTGTAAAGTgaatggtgaataaagtaagagagatggaaaaagtaaaaagtaaggGGTTActtttttaccaaaaatagaaatgactcaattaacttggaacttaccaaaatagtaaaatgacttTATTAATATGGAACAAAGGGAATacattttattgatattgtaatAGTTAAGCATGCTTGATAATAAGATACTAGCATTTTCATTGCTAACATAGCATGCACTCTTAGTTAAACAAGAAAAAGGCGTTGTACTTGAAGCGAGCAAAGAGTAAACCACATGAAACCTCCATtgggaaaaacaaaaaaattccaACCCCTTGATAAATGGACATGGTATTCTTCAACTTTTAAAGAGTTAAGTTAAGAtaactaatttataaatatttatgtttAACTAAATCGGGTTTTAAGTGGGAACGTATATGACTCATCCTGCTTAATCTGAATTTTGCGCGGAGTGATACTATTGTGATTATTCATGGGTATTGCTGAATAGGTGCATTGTTTATAGTAATGGATCTGGAAAATGAATCTCATCAAATCGGATACAGTGAAAAATTagcaatattttaaaattaaaagaatacattataaaattttaatatccTATTCGACATAAAATTATACCATTACGATAAAAAGCACAATTACTAAATACACGCACGCACGATAAATAAGACACACAGACTATCAACTGATCATCATCTACCTTGCATTTGGGATGGGAAGAGTCTTCAAAGAAAACACATATTGACTCTTCTAGTTTTTGGGCCCCGACAATCGTAAAACGCGGACAACATTGTTGATGACTCTATCGCTTGATGTATGAGATCGCGGGAGAGCTGTATCATGACGTAAGATCCATTCCCGTATAATACTATACACATATATGAATCCAATGATGCCTAGCGACACAACGACTACTACGATGATGACAGGAACAAGTGATTGTGTTTCCGTATTAGGAGAGATGACCATTATAGAAGCTCCATAGCTGAGTGCAATAGATGCGAGTGAGAGCCACATTGTGAACAAGGAGATGAGTAGGAAAACAATGCGTCCGGATGGCTGTCGGGTTGTGATGAAGAAGATTGTAATGATTGCTGAAACGAAAGCTATGGTGTTAGCACGGACGAACTGTTTGTATAGTTTGGGATGAGTTGATGCCATCACTGCATCGCCGGCCTTGTGTGATGTCGTGTGTTCCTGCCACACCCCGCCCGGGGGGGCTGACAGCAGCCTGGAAGGCCATGGTGGCTATCAgaaccaccaccaccattgtCGTGTCGGTCAGGTTGGGGAAGACATTGTATATTTTTTGTGTTGACGGAATCTTCTAGAGTTTTTCCATGTCTGAGTAGTGAGGTGTGTGTGGGTTCTCATTCAAGATTTGCAGGGCTGTTTTGCCCAAGGAATTATGTGCCTTCTTCTCTATATAAGGTTGCTTCACCAAGTATCGGATGGTCTGAGATTTTGATAAAACTCAAGTAGTTATTTGACAAAATATCTACACTCACaattaaattacacttgataaataagaaaataatactccatctgttcccttatagttgagtcatttttccatttctggaaatttcctcatagttgagtcattttcatatatagtaaTCCTTTTCAATCATTCTTCCCAATTTTTGCTTCTCCATGTCTTACAACTGCATCATAGAGTTTCTTTTTTTCTGCCTCTTCAATCATTCTTCCCAATTTTTCAGACACACTagaccaattttttttttgttacgaCAGCCAACTACTAAGGTTTTTGCTGGCCGATTTTTGTACAATTATATTGACATAGGATTTAAAATGACCAATTTTATATCGATTTCATCTTTATTATCGTACGTAtcaaatatgtaatttgtagCTACAAACATGACGGAGTATACATTTTATTAATGTTGTAACAGTGAAGCATGGTTAACAAGATACtagcattttcaatttttaatttctaacaTACTATGCACTCTTAGTTCAACAAGAAAAAGACATTGTACTTTAAGCGAACATAGATTAATTAAACCACTGGAAACCTAGCACCATTAAAATTCATAACCCTTGATAAATGGATAGGCTCAACTCTTAAAAGAGTTAAGTCATAAGATacataatttatgaatatttatgTATAAGGAAATGGGGTTTTAAGTTGGAATATGACTCATCCGGCTTAATCCGAATTTTACGTGGACTGATAATATGGTCCTACTGGTCGTTAAACTCATTATGATTATTCATGGGTATTGCTGATTATTGTGATAGATATTGTAAATGAATCTCATGAAATCGAGGACTTGGTAGAAAATAAGCAAtaaatatatttcaaaataaaaaatatatattttaattttagtcgGCAAATCTACAATGTTACTATTGGACATAAAATTATAAAGattacaatttattttctgaTTTATTATTCGACAGCATAAATGAAAAATCttctttaaattaaaattgttatttactccctccgtccccaaagaatatgcacattGGTTcgatacaaattttaatacaaaattggtaaagtaagaaagaagtagagagaaaatgtaattaaagtattgttaatagggaatgagtctcacctcattagagaaaaaagtttcttaaattggaaagtgcatattcttgtgggacggagggagtacaatgtACTACTCCATATTATATAGATTAATGGGCTATTGGCCTAAAAGTATTATGTATCATAACCCATCGAGTCCAACTGGATAAATCCATCTTCATTACCTTTTATTTTCGCAATGACCAAGTGGCTTCGATCATCAATTCATCATCATTGTTTCATAAAATTCACGTTCTTATAACAAAGCTACAAgcataatttattaaacaatGCAAAACAATTGCTCACTACtcgtatataattatattttcacaAATTTTGCATATTATGCATGCAATCGTATAAATTGGTTGAATTCATATCTCGCATTTCAAACTTCTGTGCATTATATTTCGCACAAATTTGGTATGTAGGGTGtcaattcaatcaattaataccATGCATACACAAGAAGGAAACAAATGTGTACTAAACACACTCATGGCCATTAAATAAATacgaaaaaaaaacacataacaagTCTTGTAGATTTTGCAAAGGTAAGTGGTCACAATTGCGCGGATCCAGAAGCAGCATCCGACCGTCTTACAAAGAGGTCAACTCGGCCAAGGAGTTCATCATAAATCAATTTCTTCAGTCGTCCGGTAGTTGTATGTTGATCACTCATCCGGTTTAAGCACAGTCCTCGAACAATATTATACACAAATATGAATCCTAGGATGCCTAGTGACACAACCACCACTATGATAATTGTATGAACAAGGGATTGTGTTTCGGTATGAGGCGCGACCACCATTACAGAAGCTCTATAGCTGAGTGCAATAGATGCTAGCGAAACCCACATTGCAAACAAGGAGATGAGCAAGAAAAGAATGCGTCCGGATGGCTGTCGGGTCGTGATGAGGAAGATTGTGATGATTGATGAAACGAAAGCGGTGGTGTTAGCACCGACGAACTGTTTGTATAGTTTGGGATGAGTTGATGCCATCACCGCATCGCCGGCGCTGTGTTCTGCCTCGGTTTCCTGCCACACCCCGCCAGGGGGACTAATGGCGGCTTGGAATGCCATTGCGGCTATCAGGCCCACCACCACCATTGTCGTGTCGCTCAGGTCAGGGAAGACCTTAGACATAACTTGTGTTTCCCCAAACCTTAAGTGTGTTTCCATTTGTCTCTGGAGAACACTTGTGTTTGGCCTCTCAGACAAGATTTGCAGTGCTGTTTTGCCCAACGAATTCCGTGTCTGCTTCTTTATTTTAACATCCTTAACCAAGTATTCGATGGTCTGACAAAATCAACACATATTATCTATTCACTTTACCTTATTCTCATTCttttactttaatttctttttcattttaatctttcttcatttatttataaagtGTACTATTTTAAAAAGTGCAAGTGAACAATTAATGGAAGAcgaattaaaatgacaaaagtgaaCAATTAATAGGGACGAAGTACCTCAAGTAGACAGCATGGTGAGAATATAAGACATTTAGGGATGTTAGGATGTTCTTATTCTATGGATTATTTCTACTTAAATACTCTCCACTGTCGAATTTGGTCGATAtactaaaattaatttgtttctaTATATGCTCTGTTTATATGTTCTCTATCTAATGAggtatttttcattt
This genomic interval from Salvia splendens isolate huo1 chromosome 13, SspV2, whole genome shotgun sequence contains the following:
- the LOC121761141 gene encoding ankyrin repeat-containing protein ITN1-like — translated: MDKMMLYNAAQTGDIELHQMDKMMLYNAAKTGDIATLQAEDPNLVSEVSFARSRNLLHVAAMYGQESVVEVLKVHGQLARDLDSQNSTPLHIAAAQGSVEVASKLFSMAHETLWWRDCHGLNPVHIAAIHGHVRILEELLNNNSYLSPVMERVHRGETVLHLCVKHDQLTALEVLVDKAGELLCAKDDDGETILHLAVRCKQLKTIEYLVKDVKIKKQTRNSLGKTALQILSERPNTSVLQRQMETHLRFGETQVMSKVFPDLSDTTMVVVGLIAAMAFQAAISPPGGVWQETEAEHSAGDAVMASTHPKLYKQFVGANTTAFVSSIITIFLITTRQPSGRILFLLISLFAMWVSLASIALSYRASVMVVAPHTETQSLVHTIIIVVVVSLGILGFIFVYNIVRGLCLNRMSDQHTTTGRLKKLIYDELLGRVDLFVRRSDAASGSAQL